From Phenylobacterium montanum, the proteins below share one genomic window:
- a CDS encoding stimulus-sensing domain-containing protein: MASATDTARPEAAGVEARARPWRVAGSRLGRLILVLNLLGLAILIAGALVLNETRQGLINAKIDSLSTQGEFIANVIEKAATQGDPEPALDPDLARKTIDLLFIPKAQRARVFDAHGALVADSYVLGDRVELKPLPPVRRPGEVRLQDLLQDKDAQPQAIEKARHDLQAEVTTALHGQQVRRLRRAQNGDRVVSVSIPIQYVHAVLGVLTLESGDVDQIVAAQRRALFPFIAIAIAVTLASSLLLSRLVAEPVLRLARAADRVTAARARAISLPRVARRDDELGDLARSLETMTSTLSERMDAIERFAADVAHEIRNPLTSIRSAVETLDLISDPAARERLTGILKQDVQRLDRLITDISNASRLDAELSRDAPRVLDLERLLSDIAGLYQQSARPGEPAVRFIGLSGLGAAQVLGREGPLSQVFRNLIDNARSFSVLDPEHPGEVRVRLEKNGRDISATVEDDGPGIPPENLETVFERFYTARPKGAAFGGHSGLGLSIARQIISAHEGTIRAENRTDADGKILGARFVVVLPERRP; encoded by the coding sequence ATGGCGTCGGCTACCGATACCGCGAGGCCTGAGGCGGCGGGCGTAGAGGCGCGGGCCAGGCCCTGGCGGGTCGCCGGCTCGCGGCTCGGCCGGCTGATCCTGGTGCTGAACCTTCTGGGCCTAGCGATCCTGATCGCTGGGGCCTTGGTGCTGAACGAGACCCGCCAGGGCCTGATCAACGCCAAGATCGACAGCCTGTCGACCCAGGGCGAGTTCATCGCCAACGTGATCGAGAAGGCGGCCACCCAGGGCGACCCCGAGCCTGCCCTGGACCCCGACCTGGCGCGCAAGACCATCGACCTCTTGTTCATCCCCAAGGCGCAGCGGGCGCGAGTGTTCGACGCGCACGGGGCTCTGGTGGCCGATAGCTATGTGCTGGGCGACCGGGTCGAGCTGAAGCCGCTGCCGCCGGTGCGCCGACCGGGCGAGGTGCGGCTGCAGGACCTGTTGCAGGACAAGGACGCCCAGCCCCAGGCGATCGAGAAGGCTCGCCACGACCTGCAGGCCGAGGTCACGACCGCCCTGCACGGCCAGCAGGTGCGGCGCCTGCGCCGGGCGCAGAACGGCGACCGGGTGGTCTCGGTCTCGATCCCGATCCAGTACGTGCATGCGGTGTTGGGGGTGCTGACCCTGGAGTCGGGGGATGTGGACCAGATCGTCGCCGCCCAGCGCCGGGCCCTGTTCCCCTTCATCGCCATCGCCATCGCCGTGACCCTGGCCTCGTCGCTGCTCCTCAGCCGGCTGGTGGCCGAGCCGGTTCTGCGCCTGGCCCGTGCCGCCGACCGGGTCACGGCGGCGCGAGCGCGGGCGATCTCCCTGCCCCGCGTCGCCCGGCGTGACGACGAGCTGGGCGACCTGGCCCGCTCGCTGGAGACCATGACCTCGACCCTGTCCGAGCGGATGGACGCCATCGAGCGCTTCGCCGCCGACGTGGCGCACGAGATCCGAAATCCCCTCACCTCGATTCGTTCGGCGGTGGAGACTCTGGACCTGATCAGCGACCCTGCCGCGCGCGAGCGGCTGACCGGCATACTGAAGCAGGACGTGCAGCGGCTGGACCGGCTGATCACCGACATCTCCAACGCCTCGCGCCTGGACGCGGAGCTGTCGCGCGACGCCCCGCGGGTGCTGGACCTGGAGCGTCTGCTGTCAGACATCGCCGGCCTTTACCAGCAGTCCGCCAGACCGGGCGAGCCGGCGGTGCGGTTCATCGGCCTGAGCGGGCTCGGCGCGGCCCAGGTGCTGGGCCGCGAAGGTCCCTTGAGCCAGGTGTTCCGCAACCTGATCGACAACGCCCGCTCCTTCTCGGTGCTGGACCCGGAGCACCCGGGCGAGGTGCGCGTACGGCTGGAGAAGAACGGCCGCGACATCAGCGCCACCGTGGAGGATGATGGACCCGGCATACCGCCGGAGAACCTGGAGACGGTGTTCGAGCGCTTCTATACCGCCCGGCCCAAGGGCGCGGCCTTTGGCGGCCACTCGGGCCTGGGCCTGTCCATCGCCCGCCAGATCATCAGCGCCCACGAAGGGACCATCCGCGCGGAGAACCGCACCGATGCTGACGGCAAGATCCTGGGCGCGCGTTTCGTGGTCGTGCTGCCGGAGCGTCGGCCATGA